One genomic window of Synergistes jonesii includes the following:
- a CDS encoding FAD-binding oxidoreductase — MGYGSLTKEIFEELASAVGRAAAIIDADALENYAYDQAGRVWGHMPEAVVRPRNTEQVSSVMKIASKYRIPVTPRGAGSGLNGGAVPLAGGVVLSLERMNKILEIDKINRVAVVEPGVVTNDLCRAAAAEGFLYAGYPMSTETSFIGGNFATNAGGGKVIRYGSTRRHVLGAEVVLASGEILHLGGRFRKDTWGYSLLNLLAGSEGTLAIATKLIVNLEPKPGKVVNLLACYPDVEKLVESVAKVIGSGRRIISCEFMDRNLVKYTTEYLGCALPEQERSEGYLLIQVEGDTDEQLEEGYETVGKICLEGGAFEVFVAESRTDSAAMWNVRQNGLEGMRARDPYACASGDLMVPLSAVPEMLRRIKRISGEWNVEIGIISHIGDGNLHPIPLKPEGMTPERWASYAEEFFSALINEAISLGGVGSGEHGVGHVKQKVLTENKTPAELEIMRGIKKAFDPQNILNPGKMFFKLQ, encoded by the coding sequence ATGGGCTACGGCTCGCTGACAAAAGAAATTTTCGAAGAGCTCGCCTCCGCGGTCGGGCGCGCCGCCGCCATTATAGACGCAGACGCGCTGGAAAACTACGCTTACGACCAGGCGGGGCGCGTATGGGGGCATATGCCCGAGGCCGTCGTCAGGCCGCGGAACACGGAGCAGGTCTCCTCCGTCATGAAGATCGCGAGCAAATACCGCATACCCGTGACGCCGCGCGGCGCGGGCAGCGGGCTGAACGGCGGGGCCGTGCCGCTCGCGGGCGGCGTCGTCCTCTCGCTCGAACGAATGAACAAAATCCTCGAGATAGATAAAATCAACCGCGTCGCAGTCGTCGAGCCGGGAGTCGTGACGAACGACCTCTGCCGCGCCGCCGCGGCCGAAGGTTTTTTGTACGCGGGCTATCCGATGAGCACGGAGACGAGCTTCATCGGCGGAAACTTCGCGACGAACGCCGGCGGCGGCAAGGTCATACGCTACGGCAGCACGCGCCGCCACGTCCTCGGCGCGGAGGTCGTGCTCGCGTCGGGCGAAATTTTGCATCTCGGCGGGCGCTTCCGCAAGGACACGTGGGGCTACAGCCTTTTGAACCTGCTCGCAGGAAGCGAGGGAACTCTTGCGATCGCCACGAAGCTCATCGTCAACCTCGAACCGAAGCCCGGCAAGGTCGTGAACCTCTTAGCCTGTTACCCAGACGTCGAAAAGCTCGTCGAGAGCGTCGCGAAGGTGATAGGCTCCGGACGCCGCATAATCTCCTGCGAATTCATGGACAGGAACCTCGTGAAATACACGACCGAATATCTCGGCTGCGCGCTGCCCGAGCAGGAACGCAGCGAGGGCTATCTTCTGATACAGGTAGAGGGCGACACGGACGAGCAGCTCGAAGAGGGCTACGAGACCGTCGGTAAAATCTGCCTTGAGGGCGGCGCCTTCGAAGTCTTCGTCGCCGAGAGCCGCACGGATTCCGCGGCGATGTGGAACGTGAGGCAGAACGGCCTCGAGGGGATGCGCGCGCGCGACCCCTACGCCTGCGCCTCCGGCGACCTGATGGTGCCCCTTTCGGCGGTGCCCGAGATGCTGCGCCGCATCAAAAGGATAAGCGGCGAGTGGAACGTCGAGATAGGCATCATCTCGCACATCGGAGACGGCAACCTGCACCCGATCCCTCTGAAGCCGGAGGGTATGACGCCGGAGCGCTGGGCCTCCTACGCCGAGGAATTTTTCAGCGCGCTGATAAACGAGGCGATATCGCTCGGCGGCGTCGGCAGCGGAGAGCACGGCGTCGGCCACGTCAAGCAGAAGGTGTTGACCGAAAACAAAACGCCCGCGGAGCTCGAGATAATGAGGGGGATAAAAAAAGCCTTCGACCCGCAGAACATTTTAAATCCCGGAAAGATGTTCTTCAAGCTGCAATAA
- a CDS encoding electron transfer flavoprotein subunit alpha/FixB family protein: MSAEVWTLAEVRGGKIHPVSRELLAWGKELADALGAPLASVVVGSGIKEQSASLAAYGADKVYVADAPEFENFKADITSATLAEMIEKYKPSILIASATTQGRTVMPMLSSRIGCGLTADCTELAIDRESKRLIQTRPAIGGNVMADIKTKGRDPQMCTVRPKSKRPLSPDASRECETIEFAPKKELLESLVKFIKFEAEKSVGLPLQEAEIIVSGGKGMKNAKNFARLEELARLLGGSVGASRMAVDLGWAPYSAQVGLSGKSVTPRLYLAFGISGAVQHIAGMSGAETIVAVNQDPEAPIFRVADLAVQGDAMEMLGGLIEAVKKYKGLR, translated from the coding sequence ATGAGCGCCGAGGTCTGGACTCTCGCGGAAGTCCGCGGAGGAAAGATACATCCCGTGTCGCGCGAACTCCTCGCGTGGGGCAAAGAGCTTGCCGACGCGCTCGGCGCGCCGCTCGCGAGCGTGGTCGTCGGCAGCGGGATAAAGGAGCAGTCGGCGTCGCTCGCCGCTTACGGGGCCGACAAGGTCTACGTCGCCGACGCTCCGGAGTTTGAAAATTTCAAAGCCGACATAACGTCCGCGACGCTCGCGGAGATGATAGAAAAATACAAGCCTTCGATTCTCATCGCCTCCGCCACGACGCAGGGGCGTACCGTCATGCCGATGCTCAGCTCGCGCATAGGCTGCGGCCTCACCGCCGACTGCACGGAGCTGGCGATCGACAGAGAATCGAAGCGGCTGATACAGACGCGCCCGGCGATAGGCGGCAACGTGATGGCGGACATCAAGACTAAGGGGCGCGACCCGCAGATGTGCACGGTGCGCCCGAAGTCGAAGCGCCCCCTTTCGCCCGACGCGTCGCGCGAATGCGAAACGATTGAATTTGCGCCGAAGAAAGAGCTGCTCGAATCCCTCGTCAAATTCATAAAGTTCGAAGCGGAAAAGAGCGTCGGGCTGCCGCTGCAGGAAGCCGAGATCATCGTCTCCGGCGGCAAGGGGATGAAGAACGCGAAAAACTTCGCGCGCCTCGAAGAGCTCGCTCGCCTGCTCGGCGGCAGCGTCGGAGCGTCGCGCATGGCGGTCGACCTCGGCTGGGCCCCCTACTCCGCGCAGGTCGGGCTCTCCGGCAAATCCGTCACGCCGCGCCTTTACCTCGCGTTCGGCATCTCCGGCGCCGTGCAGCACATCGCCGGAATGAGCGGGGCCGAGACGATCGTCGCGGTGAACCAGGACCCCGAAGCGCCGATCTTCCGCGTCGCGGACCTGGCGGTGCAGGGCGACGCGATGGAGATGCTGGGCGGGCTCATCGAGGCCGTGAAAAAATACAAAGGCCTTCGGTGA
- a CDS encoding electron transfer flavoprotein subunit beta/FixA family protein, translating into MKIAVLVKQVPAVDTVKIDEKTGTMIRDGVDAELNPLDLHAVEAAVRIKEARQDASITAISMGPMTAQKAVRYAIAMGADDGLLLSDRKFGGADTLATARTLARAIKKAGPFDLLLAGERATDGETGQVGPACAELLGASVLSYVSAIEELSGEKVRVVRAVEGGHETVEAKLPAMVIPVKEMNVPRLCTLSGKLRAKKADVEILTADDISMAAEETGLTGSATQVVNVTYPKVTRCGRRIAAADGIDAAIGEIMKIFEDKNCLEKAEAV; encoded by the coding sequence TTGAAAATTGCTGTGCTTGTGAAACAGGTGCCTGCCGTGGACACCGTCAAAATAGATGAAAAGACGGGCACTATGATACGCGATGGCGTAGATGCCGAGCTCAATCCGCTCGACCTGCACGCCGTCGAGGCGGCGGTGAGAATCAAAGAGGCGCGCCAAGATGCGTCGATCACCGCGATCAGCATGGGGCCGATGACCGCTCAAAAGGCCGTGCGCTATGCGATAGCGATGGGAGCGGACGACGGCCTGCTGCTATCGGACAGAAAGTTCGGCGGAGCCGACACCCTCGCGACGGCGCGAACGCTCGCGCGCGCGATAAAAAAGGCCGGCCCCTTCGACCTGCTGCTCGCAGGCGAACGCGCTACGGACGGGGAGACAGGGCAGGTAGGCCCGGCCTGCGCCGAACTGCTCGGGGCGAGCGTGCTCTCCTACGTGAGCGCGATCGAAGAGCTGAGCGGCGAAAAGGTCCGCGTCGTCCGCGCGGTGGAGGGCGGGCACGAGACCGTCGAGGCTAAGCTCCCGGCGATGGTCATCCCGGTCAAGGAGATGAACGTCCCGCGTCTCTGCACGCTCTCCGGCAAGCTTCGCGCTAAGAAGGCGGACGTCGAGATTCTGACGGCGGACGACATTTCGATGGCGGCCGAGGAGACGGGGCTCACAGGCTCGGCGACCCAGGTCGTAAACGTCACCTACCCGAAGGTGACGCGCTGCGGCCGCAGAATAGCCGCGGCCGACGGCATAGACGCGGCGATAGGCGAGATAATGAAAATATTCGAAGATAAAAACTGCCTTGAAAAAGCGGAGGCGGTGTGA
- the nrdR gene encoding transcriptional regulator NrdR, whose amino-acid sequence MKCPICGAAETRVIETRSSDEGRVNRRRRECPECSARFTTYERLEEKGYLWVVKKDGRREAFDRAKIIRGLQHACEKLPVALETLEEAADRIEERVRSTGQGEIPTAMIGEMAAEELRGINKVAYVRFASVYKEFTDISSFTHEIARLLDDKEAHRNG is encoded by the coding sequence ATGAAATGCCCCATTTGCGGCGCAGCTGAAACGAGAGTGATAGAGACACGCAGCTCTGACGAAGGGCGTGTCAACCGCCGGAGGCGCGAATGTCCCGAATGCTCCGCGCGTTTTACCACTTACGAGCGCCTGGAGGAAAAAGGCTATCTCTGGGTGGTCAAAAAGGACGGAAGGCGCGAGGCTTTCGACCGCGCGAAGATCATCAGGGGGCTCCAGCACGCCTGCGAGAAGCTTCCCGTGGCGCTTGAAACGCTCGAGGAAGCCGCCGACCGCATCGAGGAGCGCGTGCGCAGCACCGGACAGGGAGAAATCCCTACTGCTATGATAGGAGAGATGGCGGCTGAGGAACTGCGAGGAATCAATAAAGTCGCCTATGTGAGATTTGCGTCGGTCTACAAGGAGTTTACCGACATATCGAGCTTCACGCATGAAATAGCGCGGCTGTTGGATGACAAGGAGGCACACCGCAATGGTTGA
- the nrdD gene encoding anaerobic ribonucleoside-triphosphate reductase, whose protein sequence is MVEDLNTRFGKQKQLFESGGESTDLALMVDALAQEERSPWDAGRIRDALIVEAGVDPATAESIAIEVEEDLMKYGRSKVTTSIIREMVNVKLFQRGLDSKLKDHSRIGLPIHDLETMMFNKNKENSNTSHNPESINLSIAEMVLKEYALTKVFSKDVADAHLSGDIHLHDLGMVNRPYCSGQSVAYVARYGLNIPSITSVSNPAKHADVLLAHMLKMTSVLQNHFAGAIGWDAVNMFFAPYTVGWDYGQYLQLAQQLIFEFNQLAGGRGGQVAFTDVNLYYEIPNHFREVPAIGPGGKFTGKTYADYAKEAKMFLRALFDVYMKGDSRGQPFFFPKPLLHITDYFFKEEGWEECLDQACRLSSEKGNTYYVFDRGGVAKLSECCRLSFELTPEDLDEAKHPWKMRYCALQNITLNLPRAAYRAGGDDELLFDIIDEEMELAAKAHLQKREFIKNILELGGKGPLAALCVSHDDEPYLRMRKASHLIGILGLNEMVQAMTGSQLHESDEAAALGRAAVQYMDLKCQQLSERLGLKFVLEQTPAESTALRFAKLDLRAWPDVAKKYVKGDLTTGEIYYTNSTHLNYGLAQDPIDKVMREGELHPMIKAGAITHVWMGEHKPEPSALASFVVKTFKYSQNAQVAFSPEFTICNECSHIERGLSGRCALCGSEDVDGITRVTGYFTRTSSWNAGKRGELKDRARRPVTMAK, encoded by the coding sequence ATGGTTGAGGATTTGAATACCCGCTTCGGAAAGCAGAAGCAATTATTTGAGAGCGGCGGCGAGTCTACGGATCTCGCGCTGATGGTCGACGCGCTCGCCCAAGAGGAGCGCTCGCCGTGGGACGCGGGGAGGATCCGCGACGCGCTCATCGTAGAAGCGGGGGTCGATCCCGCGACCGCCGAGAGCATCGCCATCGAGGTCGAGGAGGATCTGATGAAGTACGGGCGCAGCAAGGTCACGACTTCGATAATACGCGAAATGGTGAACGTAAAGCTGTTCCAGCGCGGTCTTGATTCGAAGCTGAAGGACCATTCGCGCATAGGCCTTCCGATTCACGACCTTGAGACGATGATGTTCAATAAAAACAAAGAGAACAGCAACACGAGCCACAACCCGGAGTCGATAAACCTATCGATCGCCGAGATGGTGCTGAAGGAGTACGCTTTGACGAAGGTCTTCTCAAAGGACGTCGCGGACGCCCACCTGAGCGGCGACATACACCTCCACGACCTCGGCATGGTGAACCGCCCCTACTGCTCCGGGCAGAGCGTCGCCTACGTCGCGCGCTACGGCCTGAACATCCCGTCGATCACGAGCGTTTCCAATCCCGCGAAGCACGCCGACGTGCTGCTCGCCCATATGCTGAAGATGACGTCGGTGCTTCAGAACCACTTCGCCGGCGCTATCGGCTGGGATGCGGTGAATATGTTCTTCGCCCCTTACACGGTCGGCTGGGATTACGGCCAGTATCTGCAGCTGGCCCAGCAGCTTATCTTTGAGTTCAACCAGCTCGCCGGAGGGCGCGGCGGGCAGGTCGCCTTCACAGACGTGAACCTCTACTACGAAATTCCGAATCACTTCCGCGAAGTCCCGGCGATCGGGCCTGGCGGGAAGTTCACCGGCAAGACCTACGCGGATTACGCGAAAGAAGCGAAGATGTTCCTGCGCGCGCTCTTCGACGTCTACATGAAGGGCGACAGCCGGGGGCAGCCCTTCTTCTTCCCGAAGCCGCTGCTCCACATCACCGATTACTTCTTCAAAGAAGAGGGCTGGGAGGAGTGCCTCGATCAGGCGTGCCGCCTCTCCTCGGAAAAGGGCAACACCTATTACGTCTTCGACCGCGGCGGGGTCGCCAAGCTCTCCGAATGCTGCCGCCTCTCCTTCGAGCTCACGCCGGAAGACCTCGACGAGGCGAAACACCCGTGGAAGATGCGCTACTGCGCGCTGCAGAACATCACGCTGAACCTGCCGCGCGCGGCTTACCGCGCGGGCGGCGACGACGAACTGCTCTTCGACATAATAGACGAGGAGATGGAGCTTGCCGCGAAGGCGCACCTGCAGAAGCGCGAGTTCATAAAGAACATATTGGAGCTCGGCGGGAAGGGGCCCCTTGCGGCGCTCTGCGTTTCGCACGACGACGAGCCGTACCTCAGGATGCGCAAGGCGAGCCACCTGATCGGCATACTCGGCCTGAACGAGATGGTGCAGGCGATGACGGGCTCTCAGCTCCACGAGAGCGACGAGGCCGCGGCGCTCGGCCGCGCGGCGGTACAGTACATGGACCTGAAATGCCAGCAGCTTTCCGAACGCTTAGGGCTGAAGTTCGTGCTCGAACAGACGCCAGCGGAGAGCACGGCGCTGCGCTTCGCGAAGCTCGACCTCCGCGCGTGGCCCGACGTCGCGAAAAAGTACGTCAAGGGCGATTTGACGACGGGCGAGATATACTACACGAACAGCACTCATCTGAATTACGGCCTTGCGCAGGACCCGATCGACAAGGTCATGCGCGAAGGCGAGCTGCACCCGATGATAAAGGCCGGCGCTATCACGCACGTATGGATGGGCGAACACAAGCCGGAGCCGAGTGCGCTTGCGTCGTTCGTCGTCAAGACCTTCAAATATTCGCAGAACGCGCAGGTGGCCTTCAGCCCCGAATTTACCATCTGCAACG